The bacterium genomic sequence TTTGTATTTATTCAGGGTGTATCAGCGTTAATAGTTCGACAGTTCCTACCCTGAGCGGGGCACTGAGCTTGTCGAAGTGCCATGTCGAAGGTCTCACTACGGAGTCCGCGTCCCATTTTGGTTCATCGTCCCAGCAGCTTGGCCACCGGGCTGCGTTTCTGGTAAACCGCATGCTGGGGGCAGACCTCGCTGCAGCACAGACAGTTGATGCATAGCTTATAGTTGAACTCAGGCACGGCGCCGACCGAGGCCAAAGCGCTGACCGGACAGCTCTCCACGCAATAGCCGCAGTTGATGCACAATTTGGGATCAATGGCCGGATGGACCCAGAACAGCCTGGCGGCGTATTTGGCCAGAAAGTTTGGGATCAGGGAGTAGAACCAGTTGGGCGGCCACTTGAAATCTTTAAATGGAAATATCTGGTCGCCCAATACTTCTATCTGTTTGAGATTGGCTATGCCCAGTTTCTGTTGGGCGGCGATCCTGGTGGTGGGTATGTCCAGCGGCTTTTTGCCCAACAGATGGGCCGCATAGCCGTCCAGGGCCACTCCGTCCTGCCCGGCCATGATGAAACCGAGATCCCTGGGGTTTCCGGCCGAAGGCCCCAACCCCTCCATTCCCACCACGGCGTCAATGATGGTCAAATGCGGCCGGGCCAGGGCATAGATATCAACCAATAAGTTTGAAAAGTCCCAGGGCTTTGGGGCCTGCTTGTGGTACATGGACTTCTTGAGACCGGGGATCACCCCGTACATGTTCTTGACCGCGCCGGTCATCAGGGTCAGGCTGTGGGTCTT encodes the following:
- a CDS encoding DUF362 domain-containing protein encodes the protein MTKVSLVKCDSYDPIEILGAVTRAVDLLGGISSFVKPGNKVLLKPNLLSAKTPDRAITTHPAVVEAVIILVKEAGGIPMVGDSPAGAFKSLEGFWDTTGMLEVCRKHSVELISFERSGVHLKELNGKKYHIATPVLDADVLINLPKLKTHSLTLMTGAVKNMYGVIPGLKKSMYHKQAPKPWDFSNLLVDIYALARPHLTIIDAVVGMEGLGPSAGNPRDLGFIMAGQDGVALDGYAAHLLGKKPLDIPTTRIAAQQKLGIANLKQIEVLGDQIFPFKDFKWPPNWFYSLIPNFLAKYAARLFWVHPAIDPKLCINCGYCVESCPVSALASVGAVPEFNYKLCINCLCCSEVCPQHAVYQKRSPVAKLLGR